A genomic window from Cytobacillus suaedae includes:
- a CDS encoding acetyl-CoA carboxylase carboxyltransferase subunit beta, which yields MLKDIFVKKKKYASIPSEQAKQDVPEGIMTKCPNCKKIMYTKELNKNLRVCMNCDHHHMMTSHDRLQSLLDEGSFTEYDRELLSQNPLGFPDYLEKLEKDRKKARINEAVVTGEGKINGYKTVVAIMDSSFRMGSMGSVVGEKITRAIEKASELGVPFIIFTASGGARMQEGVLSLMQMAKTSSALKMHSDKGGLIISVMTHPTTGGVSASFASLGDYNFAEPGALIGFAGRRIIEQTIREDLPSDFQTAEFLLKHGQLDAVVHRQDLKETLANVLDIHQPGGELNW from the coding sequence TTGTTAAAAGATATCTTTGTAAAGAAGAAAAAGTATGCTTCTATTCCATCTGAACAGGCAAAGCAAGATGTACCTGAAGGAATAATGACAAAATGTCCAAACTGCAAGAAGATCATGTATACTAAGGAATTAAATAAAAATTTGCGAGTGTGTATGAATTGTGATCATCATCATATGATGACTTCACATGATAGACTCCAAAGTTTACTAGATGAAGGTTCATTTACAGAATATGATAGAGAATTGCTATCTCAGAATCCACTAGGATTCCCTGATTATCTTGAGAAACTTGAAAAAGATAGAAAAAAAGCTAGAATTAATGAGGCTGTTGTAACGGGAGAAGGTAAAATCAATGGTTACAAAACAGTTGTTGCCATTATGGACTCAAGCTTTAGAATGGGGAGCATGGGGTCAGTAGTAGGCGAAAAAATTACGAGGGCCATTGAAAAAGCATCAGAATTAGGTGTTCCTTTTATTATCTTTACAGCTTCAGGCGGAGCGAGAATGCAGGAAGGTGTTTTGAGCTTAATGCAGATGGCGAAAACAAGTTCAGCACTGAAAATGCATAGTGACAAGGGTGGATTAATCATTTCAGTGATGACTCATCCAACAACAGGTGGAGTTTCTGCTAGTTTTGCCTCTTTAGGAGATTATAATTTTGCAGAACCCGGTGCATTAATAGGATTTGCGGGTAGAAGAATTATTGAACAAACGATTCGTGAAGATCTACCTTCTGATTTTCAAACTGCAGAGTTTCTTCTTAAGCATGGACAATTGGATGCAGTTGTTCATCGTCAGGACCTGAAAGAAACACTTGCTAATGTACTAGATATACACCAACCTGGAGGTGAACTGAATTGGTAG
- the accA gene encoding acetyl-CoA carboxylase carboxyl transferase subunit alpha, with product MVGELEFERPVIELRKKISELREFTKSTDLDLTDELEKLEGRLAKLENEIYGNIKPWDRVQIARHPERPTSLDYIKRLFTNFLECHGDRYYGDDEAIVSGIAKYHGLPVTIIGHQRGKDTKENIRRNFGMPHPEGYRKALRLMKQAEKFNRPIICFIDTKGAYPGKAAEERGQSEAIAKNLFEMAGLTVPIVCIVIGEGGSGGALALGVGNHIHMLENSTYSVISPEGAAALLWKDASLAKKAAETMKITAPDLKELGVIDEIIPEVKGGAHKDVETQTAHIDRVLRESLSFLTKMGKVELVKHRYEKFKSIGEFQSTNDYIGVQ from the coding sequence TTGGTAGGAGAATTGGAATTCGAACGTCCGGTTATAGAATTAAGAAAAAAAATCTCAGAGTTAAGAGAGTTTACGAAAAGTACAGATTTAGATTTAACGGATGAGTTAGAGAAGCTTGAAGGAAGACTAGCAAAATTAGAAAACGAGATTTATGGAAACATAAAGCCTTGGGACAGAGTTCAAATAGCACGACATCCAGAACGTCCTACCTCTCTCGACTATATCAAGCGACTGTTTACAAATTTTTTAGAATGTCATGGGGATCGCTATTATGGAGATGATGAAGCAATTGTTAGTGGAATTGCAAAATATCATGGTCTTCCTGTTACAATAATTGGTCACCAACGTGGGAAAGACACGAAAGAAAACATTCGACGTAATTTTGGAATGCCTCACCCAGAGGGGTATCGTAAGGCTCTTCGTTTAATGAAGCAAGCGGAAAAATTTAACCGCCCAATCATTTGTTTTATTGATACTAAGGGTGCATATCCTGGGAAGGCAGCAGAAGAGCGTGGTCAAAGTGAAGCGATAGCTAAGAACCTATTTGAAATGGCTGGTCTCACTGTTCCAATTGTGTGCATTGTAATAGGTGAAGGAGGAAGCGGTGGAGCTTTAGCGTTAGGCGTTGGGAATCATATACATATGCTAGAGAATTCTACTTATTCTGTTATTTCCCCAGAAGGTGCAGCTGCATTACTTTGGAAAGATGCTAGTTTAGCAAAAAAAGCAGCAGAGACGATGAAAATTACAGCTCCAGATTTAAAAGAGCTTGGAGTAATTGATGAGATTATCCCTGAGGTTAAAGGTGGAGCTCATAAGGATGTTGAAACACAAACTGCACATATTGACCGTGTATTGAGAGAGTCCCTTTCATTCTTAACTAAAATGGGGAAAGTTGAATTAGTTAAACATCGTTATGAAAAGTTTAAATCGATTGGTGAGTTTCAAAGTACGAATGATTATATAGGTGTACAGTAA
- the mdh gene encoding malate dehydrogenase, with amino-acid sequence MSMKRKKISVIGGGFTGATTAFLLAQKELGDVVLVDIPQMENPTKGKALDMLEAGPVLGFDANIIGTSNYADTADSDIVVITAGIARKPGMSRDDLVQTNQKIMKSVTQEIVKYSPNSYIVVLTNPVDAMTYTVYKESGFPKNRVIGQSGVLDTARFRTFVAQELNLSVKDITGFVLGGHGDDMVPLVRYSYAGGIPLETLIPKERLDAIVERTRKGGGEIVNLLGNGSAYYAPAASLVEMVEAILKDQRRVLPSIAYLEGEYGYEGIYLGVPTILGANGIEKIIELELTEDEKKQLDQSAASVKNVMQVLN; translated from the coding sequence ATGAGTATGAAACGCAAGAAAATATCTGTTATTGGCGGCGGCTTCACAGGAGCAACAACTGCATTCTTGTTAGCACAAAAAGAACTTGGCGATGTTGTATTAGTTGATATTCCACAAATGGAAAACCCAACTAAAGGAAAAGCACTAGATATGCTTGAAGCTGGTCCAGTTCTTGGTTTTGATGCTAATATTATTGGTACATCAAACTATGCTGATACAGCGGATTCTGATATTGTTGTTATAACAGCTGGTATTGCACGTAAACCAGGTATGAGTCGTGATGATTTAGTTCAAACAAACCAAAAGATTATGAAAAGCGTTACTCAAGAAATTGTAAAGTACTCACCTAACAGCTACATTGTTGTACTTACAAATCCGGTAGATGCTATGACTTACACAGTATATAAAGAATCTGGATTCCCTAAAAACCGTGTAATCGGACAGTCAGGGGTTTTAGATACTGCTCGTTTCCGAACGTTCGTTGCACAAGAATTAAATCTTTCGGTAAAAGATATCACTGGTTTCGTATTAGGTGGACATGGAGATGACATGGTCCCTCTCGTAAGATACTCTTATGCTGGTGGGATACCATTAGAAACTCTTATCCCTAAAGAACGATTAGATGCAATTGTAGAGCGTACACGTAAAGGTGGAGGAGAGATCGTAAATCTTCTTGGTAATGGAAGTGCATATTATGCACCTGCTGCTTCATTAGTTGAGATGGTTGAAGCGATTTTAAAAGACCAACGTCGTGTGTTACCTTCAATTGCCTATCTTGAAGGTGAATATGGATACGAAGGCATTTATCTAGGAGTACCTACTATTTTAGGTGCAAATGGAATTGAAAAGATAATTGAACTTGAATTAACAGAAGATGAGAAGAAACAGCTTGATCAGTCTGCTGCTTCAGTCAAAAATGTAATGCAAGTTCTTAATTAA
- the pfkA gene encoding 6-phosphofructokinase, with the protein MKKIGVLTSGGDSPGMNAAIRAVVRKAIFHNIEVYGVFQGYQGLINGQIKKLELGSVGDIIHRGGTMLYTSRSEEFKTDEGQQKGIEQLKSLGIEGLVVIGGDGSYRGAKKLTEHGFPCVGVPGTIDNDIPGTDFTIGFDTALNTVIDAIDKIRDTATSHERTYVIEVMGRHAGDIALWSGLAGGAETILIPEADYDMNDVVSRLKRGHERGKKHSIIIVAEGVGSGVDFAKELTEATQLETRVSVLGYIQRGGSPTAFDRVLASRLGARAVELLIEGKGGRSVGIESNKLVDYDILEILERPHKIEENMYQLSKELSI; encoded by the coding sequence ATGAAAAAAATTGGTGTACTAACTAGTGGTGGAGATTCGCCAGGAATGAATGCAGCAATTAGGGCTGTTGTACGTAAAGCAATTTTTCATAATATTGAAGTATATGGTGTTTTCCAGGGGTACCAAGGATTAATAAACGGTCAGATTAAAAAGCTTGAACTTGGTTCCGTAGGTGATATAATCCATCGTGGTGGTACTATGCTATATACATCCCGATCTGAAGAGTTTAAAACAGATGAGGGGCAACAAAAAGGAATTGAACAATTAAAAAGCCTTGGTATAGAAGGGCTAGTTGTAATTGGTGGAGACGGTTCTTACCGTGGCGCAAAAAAACTAACAGAACATGGATTTCCTTGTGTTGGTGTACCTGGCACAATTGATAATGATATTCCAGGAACTGATTTTACGATTGGTTTTGATACAGCGCTTAATACAGTAATTGATGCAATTGATAAAATCCGCGACACTGCTACATCTCATGAACGTACATATGTTATTGAAGTTATGGGTCGACATGCTGGGGATATTGCACTTTGGTCAGGTTTGGCTGGAGGTGCTGAAACAATTCTTATCCCTGAAGCTGATTATGATATGAATGATGTAGTTTCTCGTTTAAAAAGAGGACATGAAAGAGGTAAGAAACATAGTATAATTATTGTTGCTGAAGGTGTGGGAAGTGGAGTAGACTTTGCTAAAGAACTAACCGAAGCAACTCAATTAGAGACGAGAGTCAGTGTACTTGGCTATATTCAACGTGGTGGATCACCAACTGCATTTGACCGAGTTCTAGCTAGCCGTTTAGGTGCTCGCGCTGTAGAGTTATTAATAGAAGGTAAAGGTGGACGCTCTGTAGGTATCGAGAGTAATAAGCTGGTTGACTATGATATTCTAGAAATTCTTGAAAGACCACATAAGATTGAGGAAAATATGTATCAATTATCAAAAGAATTGTCTATTTAG
- a CDS encoding FadR family transcriptional regulator, with protein sequence MTSSNSKVYIEILKQIRSIIVADGLVAGDKIPSERELSERLKAGRSSVREALRSLELLGIIETRRGEGTFLKNFGDHQLVQILGSYILEDVKVKKDLIETKYLIERDSIVLACERMSAKQLQSLNELINMTEFTRQEFFSGVVKGINNSLFLRLWQVISEYFMVLQVQDPTKNNKSLYQELLDAFSTKNVEKALHIYEKLAIKEIVE encoded by the coding sequence GTGACCTCTTCAAATTCGAAGGTATATATTGAAATATTAAAGCAGATACGTTCTATCATTGTGGCAGACGGACTTGTTGCAGGAGATAAAATTCCGTCCGAACGAGAGCTATCCGAACGCTTAAAGGCTGGAAGATCTTCTGTACGAGAAGCATTACGTTCTCTGGAGCTCCTAGGTATTATTGAGACAAGAAGAGGAGAAGGCACTTTTTTAAAAAATTTTGGAGACCACCAGCTTGTTCAAATATTAGGCTCGTATATATTAGAGGATGTAAAAGTTAAAAAAGATTTAATTGAAACAAAGTATTTAATTGAACGTGATAGTATTGTTTTAGCCTGCGAGAGAATGAGTGCGAAGCAGTTACAAAGTCTTAATGAACTTATTAATATGACAGAATTTACACGTCAGGAGTTCTTTAGTGGAGTAGTAAAGGGAATAAATAATAGTTTGTTTTTACGACTTTGGCAAGTGATTAGTGAATATTTCATGGTGCTACAAGTCCAAGACCCTACTAAAAATAATAAATCACTTTATCAAGAACTACTTGATGCTTTTTCAACGAAAAATGTGGAAAAAGCATTACATATCTATGAAAAGCTCGCAATTAAAGAAATTGTCGAATAA
- the citZ gene encoding citrate synthase: MTATRGLEGIVATTSSISSIIDDTLTYVGYNIDDLADNASFEEVIYLLWHRKLPTQNELAELKQQLAENASLPQEVLNHFKTYPIDKVHPMAALRSAVSLLGLYDEEADNMDEASNYQKAIRLQAKIPSLVTAFSRVRKGLEPIAPRTDLGFAANFLYMLTGQEPSEIAIEAFDKALVLHADHELNASTFTARVCVATLSDVYSGVTAAIGALKGPLHGGANEAVMKMLSEIGEVENVESYIQTKLANKEKIMGFGHRVYQQGDPRAKHLKKMSQKLTTITGETKWYEMSTKIEEIVTSSKPLPPNVDFYSASVYHSLGIDHDLFTPIFAVSRVSGWLAHILEQYENNRLIRPRAEYTGPGMQTYVPIDQRS, translated from the coding sequence ATGACAGCAACACGCGGTCTAGAAGGGATTGTAGCAACTACATCTTCTATCAGTTCTATTATCGATGATACCCTAACTTATGTTGGGTATAACATTGATGACCTTGCAGATAATGCAAGTTTCGAAGAAGTTATTTACTTATTATGGCACCGTAAATTACCAACTCAAAATGAGCTTGCAGAACTAAAGCAACAACTAGCTGAAAATGCAAGTTTACCACAAGAAGTATTAAATCATTTTAAAACTTACCCAATCGACAAAGTCCATCCAATGGCAGCACTTCGTTCAGCTGTGTCTTTATTAGGGTTATATGATGAAGAGGCAGACAATATGGACGAGGCTTCAAATTATCAAAAAGCGATTCGTCTTCAAGCAAAGATTCCATCACTAGTGACAGCTTTTTCACGAGTGAGAAAGGGCTTAGAGCCAATTGCACCACGTACTGATTTAGGTTTTGCTGCTAATTTCTTATATATGTTAACAGGTCAAGAGCCTAGTGAAATTGCGATAGAAGCTTTTGATAAAGCTTTAGTTTTACATGCTGACCACGAGTTAAATGCTTCTACATTCACTGCACGTGTTTGTGTAGCTACTTTATCTGATGTGTATTCAGGAGTAACTGCTGCAATAGGTGCTTTAAAAGGACCACTTCACGGTGGGGCAAATGAAGCAGTTATGAAAATGTTATCAGAGATTGGTGAAGTCGAAAATGTAGAATCATACATTCAAACTAAACTTGCAAACAAAGAAAAAATCATGGGCTTTGGACACCGTGTTTATCAACAAGGTGATCCTCGTGCAAAACATTTGAAAAAAATGTCTCAAAAGTTAACAACAATTACAGGTGAGACAAAGTGGTACGAAATGTCTACAAAGATTGAGGAAATTGTAACTAGTTCAAAACCTCTACCACCGAATGTTGATTTCTATTCTGCTTCTGTATATCACAGCTTAGGAATTGACCATGACTTATTTACACCTATCTTTGCGGTTAGCCGTGTATCAGGCTGGTTAGCTCATATTCTAGAGCAATATGAAAATAACCGTTTAATTCGTCCACGTGCAGAATACACTGGACCTGGAATGCAAACTTACGTACCAATTGATCAAAGAAGCTAA
- a CDS encoding DUF441 domain-containing protein: MFNQATLFLLVLLAIGVIGKNQSLIIAVAVLLVLKWTGLDSKLFPHIQGKGINWGITLITLAVLVPIATGEIGFKQLGDAVKSPYAWIALASGIAVALIAKGGIHLLADDPHITTALVFGTIIAVALFKGVAVGPLIGAGIAYLAMRLYNFFT, from the coding sequence TTGTTTAATCAAGCTACCTTATTTTTGCTTGTCTTGTTAGCTATAGGCGTAATCGGGAAAAACCAATCACTAATAATAGCAGTTGCGGTACTTCTGGTATTAAAGTGGACTGGATTGGATTCTAAATTATTTCCACATATCCAAGGCAAAGGCATAAATTGGGGGATTACACTAATTACTCTTGCTGTATTAGTACCAATTGCGACAGGAGAAATAGGTTTTAAACAATTGGGGGATGCGGTTAAATCACCATACGCTTGGATAGCACTTGCATCTGGTATTGCCGTGGCATTGATTGCTAAAGGAGGAATTCATCTTCTTGCAGATGATCCACACATTACAACCGCTCTTGTGTTTGGAACTATTATAGCAGTAGCTTTATTTAAAGGGGTTGCAGTAGGTCCCTTAATTGGTGCGGGAATAGCCTACTTAGCAATGAGACTTTATAATTTTTTCACATAA
- the ytvI gene encoding sporulation integral membrane protein YtvI: MTIHHLYSVLRFLLVLAIVVIGLITIYLLSTVTYPFIIALVIAFIINPLVNFLQYKGKMPRTLAVFIALILVFAIVAGLLTLLIAEIISGANYLANVVPSHFEKLVVYIEEIITAQVIPMYNQLTNLFNNLESGQQNTIIENIQSVGTTVATNVGQFIQTILQNIPNFLGWLPNAATVLIFSLLATFFISKDWDRLVGIGRKVLPVKARTSGKTVFVDLQKALFGFIKAQATLISITTVIVLIGLLVLRVDYAITIALLIGIVDVLPYLGTGLVFVPWIIYSALSGDVHLALGLGVLYVIVIVQRQIMEPKILSSSIGLDPLATLISLFVGFKLFGFLGLIIGPVLLVIIKTLSTAGVFRDLWSFIISNKSA, encoded by the coding sequence TTGACTATCCACCATTTATATAGTGTATTACGATTCCTGTTGGTTCTTGCAATTGTTGTAATTGGTCTTATTACAATATATTTATTATCAACTGTTACTTATCCTTTTATTATTGCACTTGTTATTGCTTTTATTATTAATCCATTGGTTAATTTTCTTCAATACAAAGGGAAAATGCCTAGAACACTTGCTGTTTTTATAGCACTTATACTGGTCTTTGCTATCGTTGCCGGTTTACTAACCTTATTAATTGCTGAGATTATTTCTGGGGCAAACTATTTAGCTAATGTAGTTCCTTCCCATTTTGAGAAGCTAGTGGTATATATTGAAGAAATTATTACTGCCCAGGTTATTCCTATGTATAATCAGCTTACTAATCTATTTAATAATTTGGAAAGTGGACAGCAAAATACGATCATTGAAAATATTCAAAGTGTCGGGACAACAGTTGCTACAAATGTTGGTCAATTTATTCAAACAATCTTACAAAATATTCCTAACTTCTTAGGTTGGCTTCCAAACGCTGCAACAGTGTTAATTTTTTCTTTATTAGCTACATTTTTCATTAGTAAGGATTGGGATCGTCTAGTAGGTATCGGTAGAAAAGTACTTCCAGTAAAGGCTCGTACTTCAGGCAAAACGGTTTTTGTTGATTTACAAAAAGCCTTATTTGGTTTTATTAAAGCACAAGCTACATTGATTTCTATTACTACTGTGATTGTCTTAATTGGATTACTAGTCTTACGAGTAGATTACGCAATCACCATTGCTTTATTAATTGGCATAGTTGACGTGTTACCTTATTTAGGGACAGGGCTAGTATTTGTTCCTTGGATTATCTATTCTGCTTTAAGTGGAGATGTACATTTAGCCTTAGGCTTGGGCGTTCTTTATGTAATCGTCATTGTGCAGAGACAAATCATGGAACCTAAAATATTATCATCAAGTATTGGATTAGACCCATTAGCAACACTCATTTCCTTATTTGTTGGTTTTAAATTATTTGGATTTCTAGGTTTAATTATCGGCCCAGTTTTACTTGTAATCATAAAAACCCTTAGTACTGCTGGGGTATTTAGAGACTTATGGAGCTTTATTATCAGCAATAAATCCGCATAG
- the pyk gene encoding pyruvate kinase produces MRKTKIVCTIGPASESVEMLTKLIEAGLNVARLNFSHGDHEEHGARIKNIREASEKTGKTVAILLDTKGPEIRTHTMENGAIELKEGSTIIVSMTELVGTVEKFSITYPGLIEDVNIGSKILLDDGLIGLEVLSIDHQNQEITTKILNTGTLKNKKGVNVPGVQVKLPGITDKDTNDIIFGIEQGVDFIAASFVRRASDVLEIRDLLEKHNASTIEIIPKIENQEGVDNIDEILEVSDGLMVARGDLGVEIPAEEVPLVQKELIKKCNALGKPVITATQMLDSMQRNPRPTRAEASDVANAIFDGTDAIMLSGETAAGNYPQEAVQTMHNIASRAETALEYREMLSTRSKQSGITITDAIGQSVAHTALNLDVSAIITPTESGHTAKMISKYRPKAPIIAVTTGPSASRRLALAWGVYPQSGSIATSTDEMLDIAVQEGLQSGIITPGDLVVITAGVPVGETGTTNLMKIHVVGDVIVKGQGIGRKTAYGKAIIVKSGEEANRKMEDGAILVTVGSDRDMMQALEKASALITEEGGLTSHAAVVGLSLGIPVIVGVENATTLIKDGQDITVDASRGVIYDGHASVL; encoded by the coding sequence ATGAGAAAAACTAAAATAGTATGTACAATAGGTCCCGCGAGTGAAAGTGTAGAAATGCTTACAAAATTAATTGAGGCTGGTTTAAATGTGGCTAGACTTAATTTCTCACATGGTGACCATGAAGAGCACGGGGCGAGAATAAAAAACATTCGTGAGGCTTCAGAAAAAACAGGTAAAACTGTTGCTATACTTCTTGATACCAAAGGTCCAGAGATTCGTACTCATACTATGGAAAATGGTGCAATTGAATTAAAAGAGGGCTCAACAATTATTGTTTCCATGACCGAACTAGTAGGAACGGTTGAAAAATTCTCGATTACATACCCTGGTTTAATAGAAGATGTGAATATTGGCTCAAAAATTTTATTGGATGATGGATTAATTGGTCTAGAGGTTCTTTCAATTGACCACCAAAATCAAGAGATTACGACGAAAATACTAAACACAGGAACCCTTAAAAATAAAAAGGGTGTCAACGTACCAGGGGTGCAGGTAAAACTACCAGGTATTACTGATAAAGATACAAATGATATTATATTTGGAATTGAACAAGGTGTGGATTTTATAGCAGCTTCGTTCGTAAGACGTGCATCAGATGTACTTGAAATCCGTGATCTTCTAGAGAAGCATAATGCCTCAACGATTGAAATTATTCCTAAGATTGAGAACCAAGAAGGTGTTGACAATATTGATGAAATTCTTGAGGTTTCAGATGGTTTGATGGTCGCTCGTGGTGACTTAGGAGTAGAGATACCGGCAGAAGAAGTACCATTAGTACAAAAAGAGTTAATCAAGAAATGTAACGCATTAGGTAAACCTGTAATTACAGCAACTCAAATGTTAGATTCAATGCAACGTAATCCTAGACCTACACGTGCAGAAGCAAGTGATGTGGCTAATGCTATCTTTGATGGAACCGATGCAATTATGCTATCTGGAGAAACAGCGGCTGGAAATTACCCTCAAGAAGCAGTTCAAACAATGCATAATATTGCTTCGCGTGCTGAGACGGCATTAGAATATCGTGAAATGCTTTCTACTCGTAGTAAGCAAAGTGGAATTACGATTACAGATGCAATTGGTCAATCTGTGGCACATACTGCTTTAAACCTAGATGTTTCTGCAATCATTACACCTACTGAAAGTGGTCATACTGCTAAAATGATTTCAAAATATAGACCAAAGGCACCAATCATCGCTGTTACAACTGGACCTTCAGCATCTAGAAGATTAGCACTTGCGTGGGGAGTGTATCCGCAATCAGGAAGTATAGCAACATCAACAGACGAGATGCTAGATATTGCTGTTCAAGAAGGATTACAATCTGGTATCATTACACCAGGGGACTTAGTTGTGATAACTGCCGGTGTTCCAGTCGGTGAAACAGGCACAACTAACCTTATGAAAATTCATGTGGTTGGTGATGTGATCGTGAAGGGACAAGGGATTGGTAGAAAAACAGCATATGGAAAAGCTATTATTGTGAAGTCTGGTGAGGAAGCTAATCGCAAAATGGAAGATGGAGCTATCCTTGTTACTGTTGGGTCGGACCGTGATATGATGCAAGCACTTGAAAAAGCCTCTGCTCTTATTACAGAAGAGGGTGGACTAACAAGCCATGCAGCAGTTGTAGGACTAAGTTTAGGGATACCGGTAATTGTAGGTGTAGAAAATGCTACAACACTTATAAAGGACGGGCAAGATATTACTGTAGACGCATCACGTGGCGTGATTTACGATGGTCATGCTAGTGTTTTGTAA
- the icd gene encoding NADP-dependent isocitrate dehydrogenase: MTQGEKITVTNGVLNVPNNPIIPFIEGDGIGPDIWASASRVLEAAVEKAYNGEKSIVWKEVLAGEKAFNQTGEWLPAETLDMIREYIIAIKGPLTTPVGGGIRSLNVALRQELDLFTCLRPVRYFTGVPSPIKRPEDTDMVIFRENTEDIYAGIEYAKGSEEVQKLINFLKNEMGVNKIRFPETSGIGIKPVSEEGTKRLVRAAINYAIEQGRKSVTLVHKGNIMKFTEGAFKNWGYELAEQEFGDKVFTWAQYDRIVEEEGKDAANKAQADAEAAGKIIVKDSIADIFLQQILTRPREFDVVATMNLNGDYISDALAAQVGGIGIAPGANINYETGHAIFEATHGTAPKYAGLDKVNPSSVLLSGVLLLEHLGWNEAADLVIKSVEKTIASKVVTYDFARLMEGATEVKCSEFGDELIKNMA; this comes from the coding sequence GTGACTCAAGGCGAAAAAATTACAGTTACAAATGGTGTGCTAAACGTACCTAACAATCCGATTATTCCTTTTATTGAAGGTGACGGAATTGGACCAGATATTTGGGCTTCTGCTTCACGCGTATTAGAGGCAGCAGTTGAAAAAGCTTATAACGGCGAAAAATCAATAGTTTGGAAAGAAGTTTTAGCTGGAGAGAAAGCATTCAATCAAACAGGCGAGTGGCTACCAGCAGAAACTTTGGATATGATTCGTGAATACATAATTGCAATTAAAGGACCTCTAACAACTCCAGTAGGTGGAGGTATTCGTTCATTAAACGTTGCCTTACGTCAAGAGTTAGACCTATTTACTTGCTTACGTCCTGTACGTTATTTTACAGGTGTACCTTCACCAATTAAACGTCCAGAAGATACTGACATGGTTATTTTTCGTGAAAACACTGAAGATATTTATGCTGGTATTGAGTATGCAAAAGGATCTGAAGAAGTTCAAAAGCTTATTAATTTCCTTAAAAACGAAATGGGTGTAAACAAAATTCGTTTCCCAGAAACTTCTGGTATCGGTATTAAGCCTGTTTCTGAAGAAGGAACAAAACGTTTAGTTCGTGCTGCAATTAACTATGCAATCGAGCAGGGACGTAAATCTGTTACTCTTGTTCACAAAGGTAACATTATGAAGTTTACAGAAGGTGCTTTCAAAAATTGGGGTTACGAGCTTGCAGAACAAGAATTCGGTGATAAAGTATTTACTTGGGCACAATACGATCGTATTGTTGAAGAAGAAGGTAAAGACGCTGCTAATAAAGCACAAGCTGATGCAGAAGCTGCTGGAAAAATCATTGTAAAAGATTCAATTGCTGATATCTTCTTACAACAAATTTTAACTCGTCCACGTGAGTTTGATGTAGTTGCTACAATGAACTTGAATGGAGACTACATTTCTGATGCATTAGCTGCACAAGTTGGTGGAATTGGTATTGCACCTGGTGCTAACATAAACTATGAAACTGGCCATGCAATCTTTGAAGCAACACATGGTACAGCTCCAAAATATGCTGGACTTGATAAGGTAAATCCTTCTTCTGTTCTTCTATCAGGTGTATTACTACTTGAGCACTTAGGTTGGAACGAAGCTGCAGATTTAGTTATTAAATCAGTGGAAAAAACAATTGCTTCAAAAGTTGTAACATATGACTTTGCACGTCTAATGGAAGGTGCAACAGAGGTAAAATGTTCTGAGTTTGGTGACGAACTAATTAAAAATATGGCTTAA
- the fxsA gene encoding membrane protein FxsA: MFRILFALIIIVPALEIGLLVFSGNTIGVWPTILLIIATGVIGAWLAKKQGLEVLKKAQEDISYGYPPANAIMDGICILIGGTLLLTPGFITDALGFFLLLPPTRNTIKPLIGRIIQKMINNGQFTIIRR; this comes from the coding sequence ATGTTTCGTATACTTTTTGCACTGATTATCATTGTTCCGGCATTAGAGATTGGATTACTTGTGTTCTCCGGAAATACCATTGGAGTATGGCCAACAATTCTATTAATAATCGCAACTGGTGTAATAGGAGCGTGGTTAGCGAAAAAACAAGGGTTAGAAGTTCTAAAAAAGGCACAAGAGGATATATCCTATGGATATCCACCAGCCAATGCAATTATGGATGGTATTTGTATTTTAATAGGAGGAACATTATTATTAACTCCCGGTTTTATAACAGATGCGTTAGGGTTTTTCCTGTTGTTACCACCTACTAGAAATACCATAAAACCATTGATCGGAAGAATTATTCAAAAAATGATAAATAATGGTCAGTTCACCATTATTAGAAGGTAA